The Syngnathoides biaculeatus isolate LvHL_M chromosome 6, ASM1980259v1, whole genome shotgun sequence genome has a window encoding:
- the sema3ab gene encoding semaphorin-3ab, producing MGSLRWASFALACGLVLLRKGGDGAQQTKANVPRLKLSYKDMLESNNLVTFEGLPNSSSYHTFLLDEEKGRLVVGAKDHIFSFNLLNISRDIVQIPWPASPIRRDECKWAGKDLSRECANFVKVLQPFNQTHLYVCGTGAFHPVCSYLEVGKKLEDNVFRLLPHTENGRGKSPYDPKLLTASVLIDGELYAGTSADFMGRDFAIFRTLGKHHPIRTEQHDSRWLNDPRFVGVHLIPESDNPEDDKIYLFFRENAIDGEHAGKATHARIGQLCKNDLGGHRSLVNKWTTFLKARLVCSVPGSNGIDTHFDELQDVFLISTKDPKSPIIYAVFTTSSNIFKGSAVCMYSMTDIRRVFLGPYAHRDGPNYQWVPFQGRVPYPRPGTCPSKTFGGFDTTKDLPDEVVVFARSHPAMFNPVYPINNKPIIVRTDVDYQFTQLVVDKVEAEDGQYDVMFIGTDVGTILKVVSIPRGSWHDLEEVLLEEMSVFRKPTAITAIELSTKQQQLYLGSDMGVSQMPLHRCEIYGKACAECCLARDPYCAWDGTECSRYFPMAKRRTRRQDIRNGDPLTQCSDLQQNDEFSEQKTLEDKNIYGVENSSTFLECSPKSQRALTYWQFQRSPDERKQEIKSEERFVRTEQGLLIRTLNKKDSGIYLCQAVEHGFMQTLLKVTLEVIDGEHLEGLLNGDDEAAANASVQDLLLRRETENHRLWYRDFLSLVNHPTLNSVDEFCEQVWKRERKHKKQKAHLVQQQQQQQAVLNAHNHMHNQGLAAKWKHLQERQKGRNRRTHELERAPRSV from the exons ACATGCTGGAGTCCAACAACCTTGTAACGTTTGAAGGGCTCCCCAACAGTTCGTCTTACCACACTTTCCTATTGGATGAGGAGAAAGGAAGACTGGTGGTGGGAGCCAAAGACCACATTTTCTCCTTCAACCTCCTCAACATCAGCAGAGACATCGTACAG ATCCCTTGGCCGGCGTCTCCCATCAGGAGAGATGAATGCAAGTGGGCCGGAAAAGATCTCTCG AGAGAGTGCGCAAACTTTGTGAAGGTCCTGCAACCGTTCAACCAGACCCACCTCTACGTGTGTGGAACCGGAGCATTCCACCCAGTGTGTTCCTACCTCGAAGTGGGAAAGAAATTAGAG GACAACGTTTTCCGACTTCTGCCTCACACCGAAAACGGCAGAGGAAAAAGTCCGTATGATCCCAAACTGCTCACCGCGTCCGTGCTGATCG ATGGGGAATTGTATGCGGGTACGTCGGCTGACTTCATGGGACGGGACTTTGCCATCTTCCGGACCCTCGGAAAGCATCACCCAATCAGGACCGAGCAGCATGACTCCCGCTGGCTCAACG ATCCCAGGTTCGTCGGTGTTCATCTGATTCCGGAGAGCGACAACCCGGAGGATGATAAGATCTACCTGTTCTTCAGAGAGAACGCCATTGACGGGGAACACGCCGGGAAAGCCACACACGCTCGAATCGGCCAGCTCTGCAAA AACGACCTAGGGGGACACAGGAGTCTGGTGAATAAGTGGACCACCTTCTTAAAAGCTCGCCTTGTCTGCTCCGTCCCGGGAAGTAACGGAATTGACACACATTTTGATGAACTGC AGGATGTTTTCCTCATCAGCACCAAGGATCCCAAGAGCCCAATCATCTATGCGGTATTCACCACATCCAG CAACATCTTCAAAGGTTCAGCCGTGTGCATGTACAGCATGACTGACATCCGCCGAGTCTTCCTGGGGCCTTACGCTCATAGAGACGGTCCCAACTATCAGTGGGTCCCCTTCCAGGGACGAGTTCCTTACCCACGCCCCGGAACA TGTCCCAGCAAGACGTTCGGAGGATTCGACACAACCAAGGACCTTCCCGATGAAGTGGTAGTCTTTGCCCGAAGCCACCCGGCCATGTTCAACCCCGTCTACCCGATCAACAACAAACCAATCATAGTTAGGACCGACGTGGACTATCAGTTCACGCAACTAGTAGTGGATAAAGTCGAAGCAGAAGATGGGCAGTACGATGTCATGTTCATAGGCACAG ATGTAGGAACGATTTTGAAAGTCGTATCCATCCCGAGAGGCTCGTGGCATGACCTGGAGGAAGTGCTGCTGGAGGAAATGTCTGTTTTCAGA AAGCCGACAGCCATCACAGCTATAGAGCTTTCAACAAAGCAG CAACAACTGTACCTGGGCTCAGACATGGGCGTGTCTCAGATGCCATTGCATCGCTGTGAGATTTATGGAAAAGCCTGCGCCGAGTGCTGCCTGGCGAGGGACCCCTACTGCGCATGGGACGGGACTGAGTGCTCCAGATATTTCCCCATGGCTAAGAG GAGAACCAGGAGACAAGATATCAGGAACGGAGACCCTCTCACGCAATGTTCAGATCTGCAGCAGAACG ATGAGTTCAGCGAGCAGAAAACCCTGGAGGACAAGAACATCTACGGTGTGGAGAACAGCAGCACCTTCCTGGAGTGCAGCCCCAAGTCGCAGCGAGCGCTGACTTACTGGCAGTTTCAGCGCTCACCTGACGAGCGCAAACAGGAG atTAAATCAGAGGAACGTTTTGTCCGCACTGAACAAGGTCTGTTGATCCGCACGCTCAACAAGAAGGATTCCGGCATCTACCTGTGCCAGGCAGTGGAGCACGGCTTCATGCAGACGCTACTGAAAGTGACCCTGGAGGTGATTGACGGCGAACACCTTGAAGGTCTGCTGAACGGCGACGACGAGGCCGCCGCCAACGCGTCGGTGCAGGACCTCCTGCTCCGCCGGGAGACGGAAAATCACAGGCTATGGTACAGAGACTTCCTGTCTTTGGTCAACCACCCGACTCTGAACAGCGTGGACGAGTTCTGTGAGCAAGTCTGGAAGCGGGAGCGCAAGCACAAGAAGCAGAAAGCTCACCtggtgcagcagcagcagcagcagcaggcggTGCTGAATGCCCACAACCACATGCACAATCAAGGCCTGGCAGCCAAGTGGAAACATCTTCAAGAGAGGCAAAAGGGGCGCAACCGCAGGACCCACGAGCTGGAGCGGGCCCCCCGCAGTGTCTGA